The Elaeis guineensis isolate ETL-2024a chromosome 11, EG11, whole genome shotgun sequence genomic interval GTCGAGGCCGACGTGTGATCAGGGAGATAAATCTATCCCAAATGGGTCTGGCAGGAACGCTGAATGCTCTCAACTTCTCCTCCCTGTCATCACTCATCAGTCTCGACCTCACATCCAACAAGCTCTATGGAAGCATCCCTCCCACCATAGCTGCTTTTTCGAAACTCACCTCCCTTGATCTCTCCACTAATAACTTCACCGGGATAATTCCACTACAGATCGGTTCTCTGACAAAGCTCAACTCCCTGAATCTTAGTGATAATCAGATAAGTGGTTCTATCCCTCCTTCACTAAGTAATATGACAAGGCTTAACTTCCTATACCTATTCGAAACTAATCTTTCAGGTTCTATCCCTAAGGAATTAGGAAGGCTTGAGAATCTGTTGGAATTGGACATCTCGTACAACCAGCTAATAGGTTCCATCCCTCCCACTCTGGGAAATTTAACTCGGCTTCAATTATTGGATTTTACCACCATTGGGGTATCTGGCTCCATCCCTCCTGAATTAGGGAATCTTGTAAACCTGGATATTTTAGCTTTAGGTAATAACAGACTGACAGCCTTCATCCCTCATAGCTTAGGAAATTTAACCAAACTTAACAATTTGCACCTTTGGCGTAATCATCTCTCTGGCTCCATTCCTCATGAAATAGGAAATCTAGTAGAGTTAACTTTTCTATCACTTGAACAAAATAATTTAATAGGTTCCATTCCTGCCAGCTTAGGAAATTTAACCAAGCTTGAATTTTTGCACCTTTATGAAAATCAAATCTCTGGATCAATTCCTCATGAATTAGGAAACTTGAGGAACCTTATTGGGTTATCATTGCAGATTAACCAAATCTCTGGCTCAATCCCTCAATCTTTTGGTAGCTTAACCAACCTTAATAATTTGCGCTTGCTCAACAATCGACTATCTGGTTCTTTGCCTCAAGAATTTAACAATATTACAAATTTAAAAGTTCTCCAATTGATGAACAACAATTTTTCTGGCTATATACCCCATGACATATGCAAAGGAGGAGTTCTATTTCATCTTGTTTTGAGCAACAACCATTTTGAAGGTCCAATTCCCAAAAGCTTGAAAAATTGCACAAGTCTAATCAGACTCCGACTTGATCACAACCAACTATCCGGGAATATATCTGAAAATCTTGGGGTGTATCCATATACGTGGTTTATTGATTTAAGCTTCAACAGACTGTTTGGCAAGCTCTCCCCAAGTTGGGGAGCATGTCATAATTTGTCATTTTTTGGAATCTCCAACAACAAGGTTACAGGAAACATACCACCAGAATTCGGAAAGTTAACTCAACTGCAAGTACTTGATCTTTCCTCGAATAATCTATTAGGAGAGATTCCGAAGGATTTGAGCAAGCTGACTCATTTATATAACTTGAATTTGAGCAACAATCAACTTGTTGGAGAGGTACATCCAGAATTTGGAGAACTATATAATTTGCGGACACTTGATCTATCAGCAAATCAACTAATAGGAAGGGTACCAGAACAATTAGGCAACTGCATGAACCTTTACTTGCTGAAGCTTGGAAAGAATCATTTAAATGGAAGCATTCCCTTTCAAATTGGAAACCTAATAAACCTGGATGACTTCCTAGATCTAAGCCACAACTCATTTACTGGAGAGATACCATCACAATTTGGCAAACTGGATAAGCTACAAAATCTGAATCTATCACACAATGAGCTTATTGGTCGTGTTCCACATTCTTTGAGTGATATGATAAGCTTATCGTCTATAGACTTATCATACAATGAATTAGAAGGTCCGCTGCCCAATAGCACAATTTTTCGGAATGCTCCAATAGAGTGGTTCATCCACAATAAGGGCTTATGTGGTCTGCCGAAAGGTTTGCCTTCATGTAGCTCATTTACAACGAGCAAAGATGATTCAACAAAGCACCACAAACTTCTCTTGTTAATTACTGTTCCTAGTCTGGGAACCTTGCTTCTCGTATTTCTATTTGTTGTATTTGCTTTGCTAATTCTGAGAAGGAAGAAACATGCGAGACATGTTGCAAGTATTGAATTTGGTGGATTCTCTATTTGGAATTTCGATGGAATAGACGCATACAAAGGCATCATCGAAGCAACAGAGGATTTTGATGACAAGTACTGCATTGGGACTGGAGCATTTTCTAGTGTTTTCAAAGCACTGTTGCCAACCGGCGAGTTTGTAGCTGTGAAGAAATTTCATCCACTAGAAATTGAAAACTCACCAAGCAAGCAAACCTTTTGGAGTGAGGTACAAGCACTAACCCAGATTCGGCATCGGAATATTGTGAAACTTTATGGTTTTTGCTCCAGTGCTCAAAATAAGTTTCTTGTTTACGAATATATGGAGAGAGGAAGTTTGGCAAATATTCTCCAAAGTGAAGGTGCCCTTGAATTTGATTGGTCCAAGAGAGTGGATGTCATAAAACATATTGCTCATGCTCTATCATACATGCATCATGATTGCACTCCACCATTAGTACACCGAGACATAACAAGTAATAATATTCTACTTGATTCAGAATACAAGGCTTGTATTTCAGACTTTGGTATTGCTAGACTTCTAAAGCCTGATTCATCTAATTGGAGTATGCTTGCGGGTACACGAGGATATTTGGCACCAGGTACGTTGCAATTTTATTTTTGTAATGTAGGAACAATGGCCTTACAAATTTGTTTATATTTTTGACTATATTGTTTGAGATATGTTAAGAACATCTTTAGGTTTATCCCTCTATATTAAGAGCCATGAGATAATACCAAACATTATCTCTTCCTAGAATGTATTTCACCTTTATCTAAAAGATACAAATGTATTTAATCCTAcctctcaaaaaaagaaaaaggtaacATAGCtatcaccatagtaacttatcAGCCATGCATTAGACTCTTCCTTGCTCATCAAAGAAAGATGTTGTAGCAAGACATcaattaaaagaaaaattaaaaaaataaaagatcaatgCAAACTCAGAATCTAcataaaaaatcttttaaataaaaaaaatgatgagcagAGATGGTTGGAGATTTTCACTATCTTCAAATCAAGAGATTCAAAGTAGAGAacaaaaaatcttagaaaagcACTGACGCCTCAAAAGAAAACATATTTCACCTAAATAGGTACACTAAAATATTAATAAAGTCGGATCAAGTACATACTAAACGAAGATAAAAAGGTCCCTATTAACTCTATGGCCAATGTTAATCTAAATATAAGACATctctataaaatataattttttttcctcaaaaagagTTATTGTTACTTTCATGTTCTTATTGGGATTAGCTATTTACATGTTATTCTCCATGACATTCATGCGACCAAGTTGATGTGAAGATATGTTTGTTTCACTtttaatactattaaattttcaAAACTATAATTTGTACTACAGTATGTAATATATAGTAAACCATTGGTAGTATGCTTGCTTGCTTTTGTGAGGTACAGACATAATTGAGAATGCTATgaactttttatattaaatcaaatACTTTGTGTTGTAGTTACAAGTGGATGGTATGGATGGTAGAGCTAATCAAATCAATGAAAAGAGCTCTATTAGAAGTGGTTGACAATAAATATTtgcttatatattttttcttgtgtGTTATAGAGCTTGCATACACAATGAGGGTTACCGAGAAATGTGATATATATAGTTTCGGAGTAATAGCACTTGAGATTGTAATGGGAAAGCATCCAGAAGAACTCATCTCTACTTTATCTTCTCCGGTTGGTGAAAATATCTTTCTAAAAGATATATTAGACTCGCGACTATCACCTCCTACAACTCAAGCTGCAAATGAGTTAGTCGCAGTGGTAATGACAGCATCTCAATGTTTGGACAACAATCCACATTCTCGTCCGACAATGCAAATTGTATCTCAACAGCTATCTACTTTCAAGGCATGGCCAAACTCCCAACCTTTGGACACGATCAAGTTATGTCACCTAATCGACGACAAGGTACGCCAAAAAGTAAATATTTTGCCAAAAACAGCCATCATGTAATGTACAATGCTTTATCACCCTTGTTTGGTTCAAAAGAGTCGGCAAACCTTGATTTCTCTTGTTTCTATGTTGTACAGATAAGTTCTTTATATCGTAGATTCATACCAACCAACAGATAGAACCCTTCATGCTTTTTTTTATTGGTAATGGTAAAGTTATTTTGATTGAGATGTCACAGCAATTAATTTATACTCAATCTAGCACGATAAGTACCCGCCAACCGCAGGAATTGTGTTTCCAAAAGGTAGATATACTTGTGAGCAGTCACTCATAGATATACTTGCAAGCAGGTACTCACATTTACAAAGAATATACGAGAACTGGAATGTTTGTGtcaggtattttgaaaaaaaaaaaaagagaaaaaactgTGGGCTAGTTATTATCTCGATCTAAGAAACAAATTTTAGGCTCCGTTTAAACTGGAATTGCGCTGGACTTTAGTGGGGTTATTGTTTGTTCTGCTTGGATCATACTTTATTCATTGGGATGGTATTGGATTGTATGGTTTGTTGGGCTTGGATATCTCATCTCCCCTTTCGACTCATTTGTATAGatagatacatatagatatagatgtagacatagatatagatagatagataaataCATTAATGTACATATACTAACCTAAGCAATTTACTACTACTCGACTTATATGTATTCCCTACTCCCAACTATCCAAGTTACCGCATCCAAGGGAAAAACAACCGTTACTTAGAAGGCAGCACTCCCACCATATttctttaatgaaaaaaaaagaaaaaaaaggcaatGTAGAAAAAATATTGTATTACTTCAGTAATTATACAAATTCTTTTGTAGAAATCATGGTTAATGAAATCACGATGCACCAATATTAATAGTCAAGTTgtattaaactttaaaaaaatattagtgaaaaCACAATCCAAATATACCAACTTTATAGGATTACCCCAAGGCTCTATACACCTAACATTGATATAATGTCCCCTGCCATAACTTATATTCCCAAGTTCATCTAAGCGACTAAATTCCCTGGCAATATCCAGTGCTCAACCTAATGGCATCTTTTAGTGTCCCCCACACAAATCCccatcccaaaatttcaaatcttctTTAACTACATGCTACTCTAACAAGAAAAAGTTTTTGAAATCTCTTGCCAAAAAAGAAATATAAGTTTTTGAAATTAAACTACCAGACATTCACAGAACACTTCACCAAACCCATCAACCTTTTCAAGTCCATCTCCCGTGCAATCACCAGCCACTAACAATCTACTAAAGAATACAGAAAGAAGGGAGTAGAATTGAGGTTTCTTTTGGGCAACAACGTTGAAGCGAATTCCAAGCGATCGGCCAAACGGTCTGATGTCTCGTTTCCACAAGAAACCCGGACTAGTCTTGGCTACTCTTGGGTGGGCCCACCGACACCTTCCCCTCCCTCTCTATTAAACAAATCACAACCGTTCGATTGGTCGGTCCCTTACCTTTCCCCCTGATCCGATGGCTGACACTTGATGGTCCGTCGGATCTCAAGAACGGATCAGATTGTTTTGATATCCACGGACCAAGGCTGTTATTTGAAGGGactgaaagagagggagaggaagagttgAAGAAGAGCAGCTGCATGTTTGGTATCGCTGATTTCTTGCATTTTCATCTCCGAACAATGTGAGTTCTTTATTACCCAATTCTATCATCCTTCGGTTTATGACCTTTTGCAATTCTTTTGGTTTTCAATTGAGAAAGTTACATGTTTTTCTCCTCTATTATGTTTTGTGTTTTACAATTATGTTGTTTTTCTGGAATAATTGAATAAATATGCTGCTCGTTGGGATTTTTGAATCTATGTTAGATGAGAATTGAGGATTCGCTAATTTATTATTGGTTTAAGCCTGAGGATGAAACATGAGTTCTGTTTGATGTGTTGTTTTCTGGATAAATGAAATTGCTTGCTTTATTGGTTTTCTTAATTTTTGGTTTGGGTTTTCACGTATGGTGGTGTTTAAGAATCAGCAAGGTTCTTTCTGGAAAGAATTGAAGATTGTGGTGGGCATCAAAAGATTAGCATTCTGATGAAAAAGTTAAGTTTCGCTTGTATGTGATCCCTCATAAGACTTAAAATCATTGTACTGCAATAAAATTCAAATGTCAAACGACAGACTAGCCTCTACTAGACTTGTCTTTGCCTTGGCACCATGCATCCAAGCCATATCAAATCATTTATACATCACTTAGATATTTTTagagttttaaaattttgagaaaaaaataacttTTAATAGACTGAGCTCATTTTGGCTCAAATCTACTCTTGGAAAGAATGAAATCTTGCTCAATCTGCATTCTCTCTCACACCTCCCCTGGAGGCTCTTGCTTTCTCTCTTGATTGTGTGTGTGCAAAGTCCAAGCAGCAACACAGCTTGTCAGTTACACTAAATTAGTCGCCATCCCCACTGCATTGAACTTGAAATttgttaagaattattcaatataTCATGGACCTAATTTATTTTTGTCCGGTTGTAAATTGTGGGTGACCCACTAAGGAAAATGAGGGCCCTTAATCAATGACTCGAGTAATCAAAAACAGGGGCTGGGGGTTTGGTGAAGTATGAATCAAGAATATGCAAAGAAA includes:
- the LOC140852647 gene encoding uncharacterized protein isoform X2, coding for MESVSSPKFLSSLLPFLIFSFLLVLASASLASQGSTLLQWKATLQSQGSLESWNLSTSPCNWTGIICNVTRRGRRVIREINLSQMGLAGTLNALNFSSLSSLISLDLTSNKLYGSIPPTIAAFSKLTSLDLSTNNFTGIIPLQIGSLTKLNSLNLSDNQISGSIPPSLSNMTRLNFLYLFETNLSGSIPKELGRLENLLELDISYNQLIGSIPPTLGNLTRLQLLDFTTIGVSGSIPPELGNLVNLDILALGNNRLTAFIPHSLGNLTKLNNLHLWRNHLSGSIPHEIGNLVELTFLSLEQNNLIGSIPASLGNLTKLEFLHLYENQISGSIPHELGNLRNLIGLSLQINQISGSIPQSFGSLTNLNNLRLLNNRLSGSLPQEFNNITNLKVLQLMNNNFSGYIPHDICKGGVLFHLVLSNNHFEGPIPKSLKNCTSLIRLRLDHNQLSGNISENLGVYPYTWFIDLSFNRLFGKLSPSWGACHNLSFFGISNNKVTGNIPPEFGKLTQLQVLDLSSNNLLGEIPKDLSKLTHLYNLNLSNNQLVGEVHPEFGELYNLRTLDLSANQLIGRVPEQLGNCMNLYLLKLGKNHLNGSIPFQIGNLINLDDFLDLSHNSFTGEIPSQFGKLDKLQNLNLSHNELIGRVPHSLSDMISLSSIDLSYNELEGPLPNSTIFRNAPIEWFIHNKGLCGLPKGLPSCSSFTTSKDDSTKHHKLLLLITVPSLGTLLLVFLFVVFALLILRRKKHARHVASIEFGGFSIWNFDGIDAYKGIIEATEDFDDKYCIGTGAFSSVFKALLPTGEFVAVKKFHPLEIENSPSKQTFWSEVQALTQIRHRNIVKLYGFCSSAQNKFLVYEYMERGSLANILQSEGALEFDWSKRVDVIKHIAHALSYMHHDCTPPLVHRDITSNNILLDSEYKACISDFGIARLLKPDSSNWSMLAGTRGYLAPELAYTMRVTEKCDIYSFGVIALEIVMGKHPEELISTLSSPVGENIFLKDILDSRLSPPTTQAANELVAVVMTASQCLDNNPHSRPTMQIVSQQLSTFKAWPNSQPLDTIKLCHLIDDKNEKAC
- the LOC140852647 gene encoding uncharacterized protein isoform X1, encoding MESVSSPKFLSSLLPFLIFSFLLVLASASLASQGSTLLQWKATLQSQGSLESWNLSTSPCNWTGIICNVTRRGRRVIREINLSQMGLAGTLNALNFSSLSSLISLDLTSNKLYGSIPPTIAAFSKLTSLDLSTNNFTGIIPLQIGSLTKLNSLNLSDNQISGSIPPSLSNMTRLNFLYLFETNLSGSIPKELGRLENLLELDISYNQLIGSIPPTLGNLTRLQLLDFTTIGVSGSIPPELGNLVNLDILALGNNRLTAFIPHSLGNLTKLNNLHLWRNHLSGSIPHEIGNLVELTFLSLEQNNLIGSIPASLGNLTKLEFLHLYENQISGSIPHELGNLRNLIGLSLQINQISGSIPQSFGSLTNLNNLRLLNNRLSGSLPQEFNNITNLKVLQLMNNNFSGYIPHDICKGGVLFHLVLSNNHFEGPIPKSLKNCTSLIRLRLDHNQLSGNISENLGVYPYTWFIDLSFNRLFGKLSPSWGACHNLSFFGISNNKVTGNIPPEFGKLTQLQVLDLSSNNLLGEIPKDLSKLTHLYNLNLSNNQLVGEVHPEFGELYNLRTLDLSANQLIGRVPEQLGNCMNLYLLKLGKNHLNGSIPFQIGNLINLDDFLDLSHNSFTGEIPSQFGKLDKLQNLNLSHNELIGRVPHSLSDMISLSSIDLSYNELEGPLPNSTIFRNAPIEWFIHNKGLCGLPKGLPSCSSFTTSKDDSTKHHKLLLLITVPSLGTLLLVFLFVVFALLILRRKKHARHVASIEFGGFSIWNFDGIDAYKGIIEATEDFDDKYCIGTGAFSSVFKALLPTGEFVAVKKFHPLEIENSPSKQTFWSEVQALTQIRHRNIVKLYGFCSSAQNKFLVYEYMERGSLANILQSEGALEFDWSKRVDVIKHIAHALSYMHHDCTPPLVHRDITSNNILLDSEYKACISDFGIARLLKPDSSNWSMLAGTRGYLAPELAYTMRVTEKCDIYSFGVIALEIVMGKHPEELISTLSSPVGENIFLKDILDSRLSPPTTQAANELVAVVMTASQCLDNNPHSRPTMQIVSQQLSTFKAWPNSQPLDTIKLCHLIDDKVRQKVNILPKTAIM